Proteins from a single region of Synechococcus sp. WH 8109:
- a CDS encoding pseudouridine synthase: MKLLLRDPWLMAVDKPAGLLSQPGLGQEQGDSVITRLQQQDPSLRLVHRLDRDTSGVLLLARSADALRRLSALFTERRINKLYQADVEGELHGRGCIVSPWHDSRANRRATAATPRDVWR, encoded by the coding sequence TTGAAGCTGCTGCTGCGGGACCCGTGGCTGATGGCGGTCGACAAGCCCGCCGGCCTGCTGAGCCAACCGGGCCTGGGGCAGGAGCAAGGCGATTCTGTTATCACCCGCTTGCAGCAGCAGGACCCAAGCCTGCGCCTGGTTCACCGCCTGGACCGCGACACCTCTGGGGTGCTGCTCCTGGCCCGAAGCGCTGACGCCCTGCGGCGCCTGAGTGCCCTGTTTACTGAACGGCGGATCAACAAGCTGTACCAGGCGGATGTTGAGGGGGAGCTCCACGGCCGAGGTTGCATCGTCAGTCCCTGGCACGACTCTCGCGCCAACCGCCGCGCTACGGCAGCCACCCCGAGGGACGTCTGGCGCTGA
- a CDS encoding MTH1187 family thiamine-binding protein has product MWVSVDLCVVPIGVGVSLSPYIAACERVIAATGLTHQLGPNGTAIEGPWDEVMDCVRACHAELHGMGAPRLYTTLKLNTRTDRQQSFAEKAASVEQLLGD; this is encoded by the coding sequence ATGTGGGTCAGTGTTGACCTCTGTGTGGTGCCGATTGGTGTGGGCGTCAGCCTTTCGCCCTACATCGCCGCCTGTGAGCGGGTGATCGCTGCCACGGGCCTGACCCATCAGCTCGGTCCCAATGGCACAGCGATCGAAGGCCCGTGGGACGAGGTCATGGACTGTGTGCGCGCTTGTCATGCCGAGTTGCACGGCATGGGCGCTCCGCGTCTCTACACAACCCTCAAGCTCAACACCCGCACCGACCGGCAGCAGTCGTTCGCTGAGAAGGCTGCTTCGGTGGAACAGCTTCTTGGCGACTGA
- a CDS encoding carbohydrate ABC transporter permease yields MRTSTSRVVQLVLLILLALVVLTPLLWLVSTSLKGPAEDIFSSPPALLPAQPSVDAYVRLFQDNPLTTYLLNSTVVSGLAVLANLLFCSLAAYPLARLRFAGRGLVLGLVVATILIPFQVVMIPLYLLMVQLGLRNTLLALVIPQAATAFGLYLLRQSFLGVPKELEEAARIDGCSRLGEWWNVMIPAAKADLITLAMFVFIGTWSDFLWPLVILDDPSLYTLPLGLQQLSSSFSLDWRIVAAGSVVSILPVLVLFVLLQRFILPNASGDAVKG; encoded by the coding sequence ATGCGCACCTCCACCTCCCGGGTTGTTCAGCTGGTGCTGCTCATTCTTCTGGCGCTGGTGGTGCTCACGCCATTGCTCTGGTTGGTGAGCACCTCGCTCAAGGGCCCGGCGGAAGACATCTTCAGCAGTCCACCGGCGTTGCTGCCCGCCCAGCCGAGCGTCGATGCCTATGTGCGGCTGTTTCAGGACAATCCCCTCACCACCTATCTGCTCAACAGCACCGTGGTGAGTGGCCTGGCGGTGCTGGCCAACCTGCTGTTCTGCTCCCTGGCCGCCTACCCCCTGGCCCGGCTGCGCTTCGCTGGCCGGGGCCTGGTGCTAGGCCTGGTGGTGGCCACGATCCTGATCCCGTTTCAGGTGGTGATGATTCCGCTGTATCTGCTGATGGTGCAGCTGGGCCTGCGCAATACCCTGCTGGCCCTGGTGATTCCCCAGGCGGCCACTGCCTTTGGCCTTTATCTGCTGCGCCAGAGCTTTCTGGGTGTTCCCAAGGAGCTGGAGGAGGCGGCACGCATCGATGGATGCAGCCGCCTAGGGGAATGGTGGAACGTGATGATTCCTGCCGCCAAAGCCGATCTCATCACCCTGGCGATGTTCGTGTTCATCGGCACCTGGAGTGATTTCCTCTGGCCGCTGGTGATCCTCGACGACCCGTCCCTCTACACCTTGCCTCTGGGGTTGCAGCAGCTCTCCAGCAGCTTTTCACTGGATTGGCGGATCGTTGCCGCCGGCTCGGTGGTGTCAATCCTGCCGGTGCTGGTCTTGTTCGTGCTCTTGCAACGCTTCATCCTGCCTAATGCAAGCGGGGATGCGGTGAAGGGATGA
- a CDS encoding 2-isopropylmalate synthase: protein MAKDPGRVLIFDTTLRDGEQSPGASLNLEEKMAIAQQLARLGVDVIEAGFPFASPGDFAAVQRIAQQVGGDNGPIICGLARASRADIKACADAVAPAPRRRIHTFIATSDIHLEHKLRKSRADVLGIVPEMVSYARSLVEDVEFSCEDAGRSDPEFLYEVIEAAIAAGATTINIPDTVGYTTPSEFGALIAGINQHVSNIGDAVISVHGHNDLGLAVANFLEAVKNGARQLECTINGIGERAGNASLEELVMALHVRRRYYNPFFGREEYSPTPLTAVRTEEITKTSRLVSNLTGMVVQPNKAIVGANAFAHESGIHQDGVLKNRLTYEIIDAQTVGLSDNRISLGKLSGRSAVRARLEELGYDLTREDLDEAFARFKELADRKREITDRDLEAIVSEQVQQPEARFQLKLVQVSCGSSLRPTATVTLSDEEGSETTGSAVGTGPVDAVCRALNDLAGVPNELIEFSVKSVTEGIDAMGDVTIRLRRNGALYSGHAADTDVVVAAAMAFVNALNRLVACEERQSLHPQKDPVVLETRPTL from the coding sequence ATGGCTAAGGACCCCGGTCGCGTCCTGATTTTTGACACCACCCTGCGGGATGGTGAGCAGTCGCCCGGGGCGAGCCTCAACCTGGAGGAAAAGATGGCCATTGCCCAGCAGCTGGCCAGGCTCGGTGTGGATGTGATCGAGGCGGGGTTCCCCTTTGCAAGCCCCGGTGATTTCGCCGCCGTGCAGCGGATCGCCCAGCAGGTGGGTGGCGATAACGGACCGATCATCTGTGGCTTGGCCCGTGCCTCGCGGGCCGACATCAAGGCCTGCGCCGATGCCGTGGCGCCAGCCCCGCGTCGCCGCATTCACACCTTCATCGCCACCAGCGACATCCACCTCGAGCACAAGCTGCGCAAGAGCCGTGCCGATGTGCTCGGCATTGTTCCCGAGATGGTGAGCTACGCCCGCTCTCTTGTGGAGGATGTTGAGTTTTCCTGTGAAGATGCCGGCCGCAGCGATCCGGAGTTCCTCTACGAGGTGATTGAGGCGGCGATTGCGGCTGGCGCCACCACGATCAACATTCCCGACACCGTCGGCTACACCACCCCCTCGGAGTTTGGTGCGCTGATCGCGGGCATTAATCAACACGTGTCCAACATCGGCGATGCCGTGATCTCGGTGCATGGCCACAACGATCTCGGCCTGGCCGTGGCCAATTTCCTCGAGGCGGTGAAAAACGGCGCCCGTCAGCTCGAATGCACGATCAACGGCATCGGCGAACGGGCCGGCAATGCCTCCCTCGAGGAGTTGGTGATGGCGCTGCATGTGCGGCGCCGCTACTACAACCCCTTCTTTGGGCGGGAGGAGTACAGCCCCACGCCGCTCACGGCCGTGCGCACCGAAGAGATCACCAAGACCTCACGGCTGGTCTCCAATCTCACTGGCATGGTGGTGCAACCCAACAAGGCCATCGTTGGTGCCAATGCCTTCGCCCATGAATCCGGCATCCACCAGGATGGTGTTCTCAAGAACCGGCTCACCTACGAAATCATCGATGCCCAGACGGTGGGCTTGTCTGACAACCGCATCTCCCTCGGCAAGCTGAGCGGCCGCAGTGCCGTTCGCGCCCGCCTGGAGGAGCTGGGCTACGACCTCACCCGTGAGGACCTTGATGAGGCTTTTGCCCGCTTCAAGGAACTCGCCGATCGCAAGCGCGAGATCACCGACCGTGATCTGGAGGCGATCGTCAGCGAACAGGTGCAGCAGCCGGAAGCCCGCTTCCAGCTCAAGCTTGTGCAGGTCAGCTGCGGCAGCAGCCTGCGCCCCACCGCCACCGTCACCCTTTCGGATGAAGAGGGCAGTGAAACCACAGGCTCGGCGGTGGGCACCGGTCCGGTGGATGCCGTCTGCCGTGCCTTGAATGATCTGGCGGGTGTGCCCAATGAATTGATCGAGTTCTCGGTGAAGTCCGTCACAGAGGGCATCGATGCCATGGGCGATGTGACCATCCGCCTGCGCCGCAACGGTGCGCTTTATTCCGGTCACGCCGCCGACACCGATGTGGTGGTGGCGGCGGCCATGGCCTTCGTGAACGCCCTCAATCGCCTGGTGGCCTGTGAAGAGCGCCAGTCATTGCATCCGCAGAAGGATCCTGTTGTTCTGGAGACCCGACCGACGCTCTAG